The following proteins are co-located in the Aurantiacibacter atlanticus genome:
- the tuf gene encoding elongation factor Tu, whose translation MAKEKFERNKPHCNIGTIGHVDHGKTTLTAAITKVLGSAVDFANIDKAPEERERGITISTAHVEYETDNRHYAHVDCPGHADYVKNMITGAAQMDGAILVVNAADGPMPQTREHILLARQVGVPALVVYMNKVDQVDDEEILELVELEVRELLSSYDFDGDNIPIIKGSALAALEGRDEEIGEKSILELMAAVDEHIPQPDRPVDQAFLMPIEDVFSISGRGTVVTGRIETGVVNVGDEVEIVGIKDTSKTTVTGVEMFRKLLDRGEAGDNVGALIRGVARDDVERGQVLAKPGTVTPHTDFDAEVYVLSKDEGGRHTPFFANYRPQFYFRTTDVTGEVVLPEGTEMVMPGDNVSIGVKLIAPIAMDEGLRFAIREGGRTVGSGVVSKITK comes from the coding sequence ATGGCGAAGGAAAAATTTGAGCGGAACAAGCCGCACTGCAACATCGGCACCATTGGTCACGTTGACCACGGCAAGACTACGTTGACTGCGGCTATCACCAAGGTGCTCGGCAGTGCTGTCGATTTCGCAAACATCGACAAGGCTCCTGAAGAGCGCGAGCGCGGCATCACGATTTCAACCGCTCACGTCGAATACGAAACCGACAACCGCCACTATGCGCACGTCGATTGCCCGGGTCATGCCGACTATGTGAAGAACATGATCACCGGTGCGGCGCAGATGGACGGCGCTATCCTGGTTGTGAACGCTGCCGATGGCCCCATGCCGCAGACCCGCGAGCACATCCTGCTCGCTCGTCAGGTCGGTGTTCCGGCGCTGGTCGTGTACATGAACAAGGTCGACCAGGTCGATGACGAGGAAATCCTCGAGCTCGTCGAACTGGAAGTCCGCGAACTGCTGTCGAGCTATGATTTCGACGGTGACAACATTCCGATCATCAAGGGTTCGGCTCTGGCTGCCCTTGAAGGCCGCGATGAAGAAATCGGCGAAAAGTCCATCCTCGAGCTGATGGCTGCTGTCGACGAGCACATCCCGCAGCCCGATCGTCCGGTCGATCAGGCATTCCTGATGCCGATCGAAGACGTGTTCTCGATCTCGGGTCGTGGTACTGTTGTTACCGGCCGTATCGAAACAGGCGTTGTGAATGTTGGCGACGAAGTTGAAATCGTCGGCATCAAGGACACCAGCAAGACGACCGTGACCGGCGTCGAAATGTTCCGCAAGCTGCTTGATCGCGGCGAAGCTGGCGACAATGTCGGTGCCCTGATCCGTGGCGTTGCACGTGATGACGTGGAGCGTGGCCAGGTTCTCGCAAAGCCGGGTACGGTTACTCCGCACACCGATTTCGATGCCGAGGTCTACGTGCTGTCGAAGGACGAAGGTGGCCGTCACACGCCGTTCTTCGCCAACTACCGTCCGCAGTTCTACTTCCGCACCACCGACGTGACCGGCGAAGTTGTACTTCCCGAAGGCACCGAGATGGTTATGCCTGGCGACAATGTTTCGATTGGCGTGAAGCTGATTGCTCCGATTGCCATGGACGAAGGCCTGCGCTTTGCCATCCGTGAAGGCGGTCGCACCGTCGGTTCGGGCGTGGTTTCGAAGATCACCAAGTAA
- the rpsJ gene encoding 30S ribosomal protein S10, translated as MDAQNIRIRLKAFDHRVLDQATGEIADTARRTGALIRGPIPLPTRIEKFTVNRGPHIDKKSREQFEVRTYKRLLDIVQPNAQTVDALMKLDLAAGVNVEIKLA; from the coding sequence ATGGACGCACAGAATATCCGTATTCGCCTCAAGGCCTTCGATCACCGCGTGCTCGACCAGGCAACTGGCGAGATCGCGGACACCGCACGCCGCACTGGCGCGCTTATTCGTGGTCCCATTCCTCTCCCGACGCGCATTGAGAAGTTCACCGTGAACCGCGGCCCGCATATCGACAAAAAGTCGCGCGAGCAGTTCGAGGTGCGCACTTACAAGCGGTTGCTCGACATCGTGCAGCCCAACGCCCAGACGGTCGATGCGCTGATGAAGCTCGATCTTGCTGCGGGCGTGAATGTCGAAATCAAGCTGGCTTGA
- the rplC gene encoding 50S ribosomal protein L3 has protein sequence MRTGVIAKKVGMTRLFQEDGRHVPVTVLSLEGCQVTANRTEERDGYWSVQLGAGDAKHKNVNKPQREAFAKAEVGLKQKVAEFRVENEEGLLPVGATITADHFIAGQKVDITGHTVGKGFAGAMKRWGFGGLRATHGVSISHRSHGSTGNRQDPGKVFKNKKMAGHMGDRQRTQQNLEVVRTDSERGLIFVKGSVPGHKNGWLLVKDAVKFALPEAVPFPGAMRRNAGETATEDATPGLVESAAEHAVNPEVSPEQQEKLAVEQEAGADTAADNGADNGTAGGDDNAKNEEG, from the coding sequence ATGCGCACTGGCGTGATCGCGAAAAAAGTCGGGATGACCCGCCTCTTCCAGGAGGATGGCCGCCATGTGCCGGTCACCGTCCTGTCGTTGGAGGGTTGTCAGGTAACCGCTAATCGTACCGAAGAGCGTGATGGATATTGGTCCGTCCAGCTTGGTGCCGGCGATGCCAAGCACAAGAATGTCAACAAGCCGCAGCGCGAAGCTTTCGCCAAGGCTGAAGTCGGCCTCAAGCAGAAGGTCGCCGAATTCCGTGTCGAGAACGAGGAGGGCCTCCTTCCTGTCGGCGCGACGATCACGGCGGACCATTTCATTGCTGGCCAGAAGGTCGATATCACGGGTCACACCGTTGGTAAGGGCTTTGCCGGCGCTATGAAGCGTTGGGGTTTCGGCGGTCTGCGCGCGACGCACGGCGTTTCCATCTCTCACCGTTCGCACGGTTCGACGGGTAACCGCCAGGATCCGGGTAAGGTTTTCAAGAACAAGAAGATGGCCGGCCACATGGGCGATCGTCAGCGCACTCAGCAGAACCTGGAAGTCGTGCGCACCGATTCAGAGCGTGGCCTGATCTTCGTGAAGGGCTCTGTTCCCGGTCACAAGAATGGCTGGCTTCTCGTCAAGGATGCCGTCAAGTTCGCGCTTCCCGAAGCGGTTCCATTCCCCGGTGCGATGCGTCGCAACGCGGGCGAGACCGCTACCGAAGATGCAACGCCCGGTCTCGTCGAGAGTGCGGCAGAGCACGCGGTGAACCCCGAAGTATCTCCCGAGCAGCAGGAAAAGCTGGCAGTGGAGCAGGAAGCTGGCGCTGATACCGCTGCCGATAACGGAGCCGACAATGGCACTGCCGGTGGCGATGATAACGCCAAGAACGAGGAAGGCTGA
- the rplD gene encoding 50S ribosomal protein L4, whose product MKVKVQKIDGKAAGDVELNDAVFGIEPRADILHRVVTWQLENRRATARPTRERSDVNRTGKKWGKQKGSGGARHGDRGAPIFIGGGKAHGARKRDFEQSLNKKIRALGLKMALSSKAKDGLIVVDSLDLKDAKTKALKGQFDKNGWNGKVLVIDGEAVADGFAKAAGNLPGVNVMPAVGANVYDILNHDTLVLTKDAVEKLEARFNG is encoded by the coding sequence ATGAAGGTGAAGGTCCAGAAAATCGACGGCAAGGCTGCTGGCGACGTAGAGCTCAATGATGCCGTATTCGGTATCGAGCCGCGTGCCGACATCCTGCACCGCGTTGTCACATGGCAGCTCGAAAACCGCCGCGCTACTGCGCGTCCGACGCGTGAGCGTTCGGACGTCAACCGCACCGGCAAGAAATGGGGCAAGCAAAAGGGTTCCGGCGGCGCACGCCACGGCGACCGCGGCGCTCCCATCTTCATCGGTGGTGGTAAGGCTCACGGTGCGCGCAAGCGCGACTTCGAGCAGTCGCTCAACAAGAAGATCCGAGCTCTCGGCCTGAAGATGGCTTTGAGCAGCAAGGCGAAAGACGGCCTTATCGTCGTCGACAGTCTCGATCTGAAAGATGCCAAGACCAAGGCGCTCAAGGGCCAGTTCGACAAGAATGGCTGGAACGGCAAGGTTCTGGTGATCGACGGTGAAGCAGTGGCTGATGGCTTTGCAAAGGCGGCGGGCAATCTGCCCGGTGTCAATGTGATGCCGGCTGTTGGCGCCAATGTTTATGACATCCTCAACCACGACACGCTGGTCCTGACCAAGGACGCTGTCGAAAAGCTGGAGGCGCGGTTCAATGGCTAA
- a CDS encoding 50S ribosomal protein L23, which produces MAKKQGIDARHYDVILAPHITEKSTMAGENNAIVFKVANDATKPQIKEAVEALYDTKVVGVNTIVVKGKSKRWKGKPYKRSDFKKAIVRLAEGQDSIDFTSQI; this is translated from the coding sequence ATGGCTAAGAAGCAAGGAATCGACGCGCGTCACTATGACGTTATCCTCGCGCCGCACATCACCGAGAAATCGACGATGGCTGGTGAGAATAACGCCATCGTGTTCAAGGTCGCCAACGATGCGACCAAGCCGCAGATCAAGGAAGCGGTCGAAGCGCTGTACGACACCAAGGTCGTTGGCGTGAATACGATCGTGGTCAAGGGCAAGTCCAAGCGTTGGAAGGGCAAGCCCTACAAGCGTTCAGACTTCAAGAAGGCGATCGTGAGGCTGGCTGAGGGCCAGGACTCGATCGACTTCACGAGCCAGATCTGA
- the rplB gene encoding 50S ribosomal protein L2: MALKNYKPTSPARRGLVLVDKTGLHKGGPVKSLTRGKTKSGGRNNKGHVTSRGIGGGNKQKYRFIDFKRRKWDMEATVERIEYDPNRTAFIALVKYEDGQLSYIIAPNRLAPGDKIVAGEKVDTKPGNAMLLGQIPVGTIIHNVEMKPGKGGQIARSAGTYVQLVGRDRGMVIVRLNSGEQRYLRADCMGTVGAVSNPDNQNQNLGKAGRRRHMGRKPLTRGVAKNPVDHPHGGGEGRTSGGRHPVTPWGKPTKGARTRKNKQTDKMIIRSRHSKKKR, encoded by the coding sequence ATGGCACTCAAGAACTACAAACCGACTAGCCCGGCACGCCGCGGCCTCGTCCTGGTCGACAAGACCGGCCTCCATAAAGGTGGTCCGGTCAAGTCGCTGACCAGGGGCAAGACCAAAAGCGGTGGCCGTAACAACAAAGGCCATGTCACTTCGCGCGGTATCGGCGGCGGTAACAAGCAGAAGTACCGCTTCATCGACTTCAAGCGTCGCAAGTGGGATATGGAAGCAACCGTGGAGCGGATCGAATATGATCCCAACCGCACCGCTTTCATCGCGCTGGTGAAATATGAGGACGGCCAGCTGTCCTACATCATCGCTCCCAACCGTCTTGCCCCTGGCGACAAGATTGTTGCCGGCGAGAAGGTCGACACCAAGCCGGGCAACGCTATGTTGCTGGGTCAAATCCCCGTCGGCACCATCATCCACAACGTAGAGATGAAGCCGGGCAAGGGTGGCCAGATCGCTCGTTCGGCAGGCACCTATGTGCAGCTGGTCGGTCGTGACCGCGGTATGGTGATCGTGCGTTTGAACAGCGGCGAACAGCGTTACCTGCGCGCCGATTGCATGGGTACGGTTGGTGCGGTATCAAACCCGGATAACCAGAACCAGAACCTGGGCAAGGCCGGTCGTCGTCGTCACATGGGCCGCAAGCCGCTTACCCGCGGTGTTGCGAAGAACCCTGTCGATCACCCGCATGGTGGTGGTGAAGGCCGCACCAGCGGTGGCCGTCATCCGGTTACTCCGTGGGGCAAGCCAACCAAGGGCGCCCGTACCCGTAAGAACAAGCAGACGGACAAAATGATCATCCGTTCGCGTCACTCGAAGAAGAAGAGGTAA
- the rpsS gene encoding 30S ribosomal protein S19: protein MARSVWKGPFVDLHLLKKAQDAQEANNTKPIKTWSRRSTILPDFVGLTFSVYNGQKFIPVSVNEEMVGHKLGEFAPTRSFPGHAADKKGKR, encoded by the coding sequence ATGGCACGTTCCGTCTGGAAAGGTCCGTTTGTCGATCTGCACCTTCTGAAGAAGGCGCAGGACGCGCAGGAAGCCAACAACACGAAGCCGATCAAGACCTGGTCACGTCGTTCGACGATCCTTCCGGATTTCGTCGGTCTGACGTTCAGCGTCTACAATGGTCAGAAATTCATTCCCGTCTCGGTTAACGAGGAAATGGTCGGGCATAAGCTTGGCGAGTTCGCGCCCACGCGGAGCTTCCCGGGTCATGCTGCCGACAAGAAGGGTAAGCGATAA
- the rplV gene encoding 50S ribosomal protein L22 produces the protein MGKGKSLRRVGENEAMAVGTTIRGSAQKLNLVAALIRGKKAEEALNILSFSKRAMARDASKVLASAIANAENNHDLDVDALVVAEASVGKSVTMKRFATRGRGKSTRILKPFSRLRIVVREQEEA, from the coding sequence ATGGGCAAGGGTAAGTCTCTCCGCCGTGTCGGCGAAAACGAGGCCATGGCTGTCGGCACCACGATCCGTGGTTCGGCGCAGAAGCTCAACCTCGTGGCTGCACTGATCCGCGGCAAAAAGGCAGAAGAGGCTTTGAACATCCTCTCCTTCTCCAAGCGGGCCATGGCACGCGATGCCAGCAAGGTTCTGGCCAGCGCCATTGCCAATGCGGAAAACAACCACGACCTCGACGTTGACGCATTGGTCGTCGCCGAAGCGAGTGTCGGCAAGTCTGTCACCATGAAGCGGTTCGCGACGCGCGGCCGTGGCAAGTCCACGCGCATCCTCAAGCCGTTCAGCCGGCTGCGGATTGTCGTTCGCGAGCAGGAAGAGGCGTAA
- the rpsC gene encoding 30S ribosomal protein S3, which translates to MGHKSNPIGLRLQINRTWDSRWYAEGGEYAKLLKEDILIRKHIVSSLPQAAISKVVIERPAKLCRISIYAARPGVIIGKKGADIEKLRTKLSSMTDSEVKLNIVEIRKPEIDAKLVAQGIADQLIRRVAFRRAMKRAMQSAMRLGAEGIKIMCGGRLGGAEIARVEQYREGRVPLHTLRANIDYAEAEALTAYGIIGIKVWVFKGEILGHDPTSQDRLMLESQTSGVRPAR; encoded by the coding sequence ATGGGTCATAAAAGCAATCCGATCGGTCTGCGCCTGCAGATCAACCGCACTTGGGACAGTCGTTGGTACGCCGAAGGCGGCGAATATGCCAAGCTGCTCAAGGAAGACATCCTGATCCGCAAGCACATCGTGTCGAGCCTGCCGCAAGCGGCGATCTCGAAGGTGGTGATTGAGCGTCCGGCCAAGCTTTGCCGTATTTCCATCTATGCGGCGCGCCCCGGTGTCATCATCGGCAAGAAGGGCGCTGACATCGAAAAGCTTCGCACTAAGCTGTCGTCCATGACGGACAGCGAAGTGAAGCTGAACATTGTGGAAATCCGCAAGCCGGAGATCGATGCGAAGCTCGTTGCGCAGGGTATCGCTGACCAGCTTATCCGCCGTGTGGCGTTTCGGCGGGCGATGAAGCGCGCCATGCAGTCGGCTATGCGTCTTGGTGCTGAAGGCATCAAGATTATGTGTGGCGGGCGTCTTGGCGGTGCCGAGATCGCACGGGTCGAGCAATATCGTGAAGGCCGTGTGCCGCTTCACACGCTGCGCGCCAATATCGATTATGCCGAAGCCGAGGCGCTGACCGCCTATGGTATCATCGGCATCAAGGTTTGGGTCTTCAAAGGCGAGATTCTGGGTCACGACCCGACCTCGCAGGACCGCCTGATGCTTGAATCGCAGACGTCCGGCGTCCGGCCCGCGCGTTGA
- the rplP gene encoding 50S ribosomal protein L16, with amino-acid sequence MLQPKKTKYRKAFKGKIHGKAKGGTVLNFGSYGLKALEPERITARQIEAARRAITRHIKRQGRLWIRVFPDVPVSKKPAEVRQGKGKGSIEFWAARVKPGRVLFELDGVPGPLAAEAFSRAAMKLPIKTKVIARFGDTSHLGGDK; translated from the coding sequence ATGCTGCAACCGAAGAAAACCAAATACCGCAAGGCCTTCAAAGGCAAGATCCATGGCAAGGCCAAGGGCGGCACCGTCTTGAATTTCGGCTCCTATGGTCTGAAGGCTCTCGAGCCGGAGCGTATAACTGCGCGCCAGATCGAAGCTGCCCGTCGTGCGATTACGCGCCACATCAAGCGTCAGGGACGTTTGTGGATTCGCGTATTTCCCGACGTGCCCGTGTCAAAAAAACCTGCCGAAGTGCGTCAGGGTAAAGGCAAGGGTTCCATTGAATTCTGGGCTGCTCGCGTAAAGCCGGGCCGTGTATTGTTCGAACTGGACGGGGTTCCCGGTCCGTTGGCTGCTGAAGCCTTCAGCCGAGCTGCGATGAAGCTGCCGATTAAGACCAAGGTTATCGCGCGCTTTGGCGATACCTCGCATCTGGGCGGAGACAAGTAA
- the rpmC gene encoding 50S ribosomal protein L29, with amino-acid sequence MAKIEDLRTKSDDQLAEQLVMLKKEQFNLRFQAATNQLEGAARVKQVRREIAQIKTLQNERAAAAAGAEA; translated from the coding sequence ATGGCGAAGATCGAAGACCTTCGTACGAAGAGTGACGACCAGCTCGCAGAGCAGCTCGTCATGCTTAAGAAAGAGCAGTTCAACCTGCGTTTCCAGGCAGCGACCAATCAGCTTGAGGGTGCTGCCCGTGTCAAGCAGGTGCGCCGCGAAATTGCGCAGATCAAGACGCTGCAGAACGAGCGCGCGGCTGCTGCCGCGGGCGCCGAGGCGTAA
- the rpsQ gene encoding 30S ribosomal protein S17 has product MPKRILIGTVTSDKTDKTVTVKVERKVKHALYGKIIRRSKNYHAHDESNEYTVGDTVRIEETKPISKTKTWKVLDRLVASKGAAVEADLEVAEATPGGE; this is encoded by the coding sequence ATGCCGAAACGTATTCTCATCGGAACTGTCACCTCCGACAAGACCGACAAGACCGTGACCGTGAAGGTCGAACGCAAGGTAAAGCACGCGCTTTACGGGAAGATTATCCGTCGTTCGAAAAACTATCATGCGCACGATGAATCCAATGAATATACCGTGGGCGACACCGTTCGGATCGAAGAGACCAAACCGATCTCCAAGACCAAGACTTGGAAAGTGCTCGATCGGCTCGTGGCGAGCAAGGGAGCGGCTGTCGAAGCTGATCTCGAAGTCGCCGAAGCCACCCCGGGTGGTGAGTAA
- the rplN gene encoding 50S ribosomal protein L14 — protein sequence MIQMQSNLDVADNSGAKRVQCIKVLGGSKRRTASVGDVIVVSVKEAQPRAKVKKGDVHRAVIVRTRKDVRRPDGSVIRFDGNAAVLVNKNEEPIGTRIFGPVVRELRGKGFMKIISLAPEVL from the coding sequence ATGATCCAGATGCAATCCAATCTCGACGTCGCGGACAATAGCGGCGCCAAGCGCGTCCAGTGCATTAAGGTGCTGGGCGGGTCGAAGCGTCGTACCGCGAGTGTTGGGGACGTGATCGTGGTTTCCGTCAAGGAAGCCCAGCCGCGTGCCAAGGTCAAGAAGGGTGACGTTCACCGTGCGGTGATCGTGCGTACCCGCAAGGATGTTCGCCGCCCTGATGGCAGTGTGATCCGTTTTGACGGTAATGCCGCAGTGCTCGTCAACAAGAACGAAGAGCCAATCGGCACACGTATCTTTGGCCCGGTTGTCCGCGAACTGCGCGGCAAGGGCTTCATGAAGATCATCTCGCTCGCTCCGGAGGTGCTGTGA
- the rplX gene encoding 50S ribosomal protein L24, which yields MAAAKIKKGDNVVVLSGKDKGQTGTVQQVMPKDGKVLVDGVNVMTRHRKPSQANPQGGIDRVPAPIALCKIALADPKDGKPTRVRFEEKGGKKVRVAVKSGETIDG from the coding sequence ATGGCTGCTGCGAAGATCAAGAAGGGCGACAACGTCGTCGTGCTTTCGGGCAAGGACAAGGGCCAGACTGGCACTGTCCAGCAGGTCATGCCTAAGGATGGCAAGGTCCTGGTTGATGGCGTTAATGTGATGACCCGTCACCGCAAGCCTAGCCAGGCAAACCCGCAGGGCGGTATTGACCGCGTTCCGGCTCCGATCGCGCTGTGCAAGATCGCACTTGCCGATCCCAAGGATGGCAAGCCCACTCGCGTTCGTTTTGAAGAGAAAGGCGGCAAGAAGGTGCGTGTTGCTGTCAAATCCGGGGAGACCATTGATGGCTGA